From the genome of Glycine soja cultivar W05 chromosome 14, ASM419377v2, whole genome shotgun sequence:
CAGGTGATAGATTAAACAAGTTGTATTGAGGCaccttaaattaaaaagtatgcGTGTATGATAGAATATTTTGTAAAGTCTaacaaattacatatttaaaaccaatatagagactcaattaaaaaaaatatataagaacttaattattttttttaattgtacgAGGACCTATATACTAATTTAAccctaaaaaaatcaaacaattattttttttttatattttttatttcacttaattatgtttccatctttttttcttGGAATTTAGgcctgaaaaattaaatttttatcttaagtttgaaaatgaattatttatataagataTTTGAACCAAAACTTAAAAAACTCAGTGTCAACTAGACTTGGTCCAAtgccaaaaagaaaacaagaaattattttttatccaaaaaattcCATCAACCATCTTCCCTTAGAGTGAATAACAGCTATTTTTATTGTTCGAACGAGACGTTTATATGGTGGTACCCCTACATTGTTAATCTAAACTAGATAATAATTTATGCTTATTAAAAGCTAAATTGTGACACGTTGGACGTTAGGAACACAATATTGGCATTAttatgaattgtaaaaaacaaTATTGGCATTTGGAAGTGAAGGCGGAAGAGAGACGTGGTGTCATACTCATTTCCCATGAAGTGTTGGGTGTTGACAAGTTcgaatatatttatcatttaatctgatgtaattatattaagttgaattttaagttctataattaaatttgatttaatttaattgacttaattataaatagattggataaaaaaatttatttttttattttttaatctgatGTAActcatatcatataattaaatttagtattatatataaattaattattatataggtTAATTTTTAGttcacataatttattaaattattaaagtatatgattcatattttttttctttttaagatgttatttttatatatgtcttgattttatttatgttttctcaTACTAAtactgtattttttatttagataaaaataaagtattaaattaacattgaaattattaattctattagtaaaatattgttacaatttaatttttttaatacatttattcattatatattttcaaagcttaaggcaaaagaaattattgttctaatttttgtttgcaaaataaaaaatttagacatGATTAACTCAATTGGATGTTTTTTTGTCGAGTTTGTACAAAAATTTGCACAAACATGATTCAACCCATAAATTTTGACGAGATTGAGTaacaaatttaatcaaattcaaCCGTGAATACACTTATTCGATATAAGATTGTGTCTGAAATCAAAgctaacaaaaatcaaattctccAAATACTTCAATGAATTGGGAAGTTATTTTGAAAATGGAAAGGGTTTAAgacatatttattaaatgttgaaaatgtttttttattatatatttttaacactATGTATACAATttacatattttcatttaatactttcttgataaattattaagaaaatgtGTAAATTCATTTTGCTAAAAATTAAACGTTTGGTGTACGTACCAAGAAGAAAAAGTACCCCATATGAATAATGAATCAATTCCTGAAATTATTCCATGCTTCGCTGTCTTTATATGATCACAAGAAGGAATAACGGCATCTCGCCCCTAAACCAACAATAATGTGTTTAACCATTCTTTAAAAAGGGAATCTCTTTGCTATGAGaaactagaaaaagaaaaggtgttatatataaaaaaagtgattatAAGAACATTTTAAAAGTACAAAcatttcttttgattctttttacttttgcaaaagttgtttctttatttttaaaaacaactcCATAACTTGTCTTTGAATTTTGAAGAGTGCAATAACAGGGCAATCTTTGCTACCTATTCCAATTGATCGGCCATTCAAATTAGTGGACTAAGTTAGTTTGGATAGTTAATTAAGACCAACTCATTCCagaaatataagataaatttgataattaaagaagaataaaaaaatcataataaaactaacattctaacatattaatatttataaaaaagaaacaaatcaaataaactaaaGTCCAGTTCATTACTTAACTctgacaaaaaaatcaaatcaaatcaaaaactCAGTTGCCCCATTTGTCTTTGATAATTGATGCTTAACGGAACAAGTAGTGGTCTATGGGTTGCCTCCGCAGGCACCATCTGCATCgagtttataaaaatgaatccCTTTAAAGTTTATTCTAGACAACCTCAATTCCATGTTCCTTTGTCTACCTAGAGCACCTGCCGTTAcatcttaaaatttaatggCTTTACTGAGCAACACTGAAACCAGCAAACATCTATCAAGCTCATAATTTTACCTAATTCACTAATTCTAGGTTTTCCTACTTATTTTATATggtaaatatttaatgtttcttatatttctaaaatattaaatacatttacgtttttatttattcttgtcTTAAATGATTCTAATTTCGAGTTCATATAACATAAATGAATTCTTCCAATTGTGTAGTAATAGTAATTTAAGAGTTTTTAATAGAATTtggttttataataaataaccaTAAAGTATACATCAGTATTAAGCACTCCATTCtgatataaacatttttttagcaaatatacattatccttaaaaaaaaagggCACTTGTTTCGTTAACATGGGATTCAAGGTTCTGCTTAATTACAATTCAATcaattatagaaattatttgTATGACTTGTTCATTTTcataaagattttatttaaatactaACGGTATGCAAAGTCCGGTGCGCTATGGAAGGTTGACTAAAAAATATGACCAAGTTGAAAAATGaacaaatcttattttttttacagcgtcatcattaaaaaaattcttttgaaaaattaaacctTTGTATTTTGGTGTGTATTACTAAATtgataactattttaaattaaaattcaaaccaTAGTTGTAAAACCCAGTTCGGTCCGGCCGATCGAACTAGTTCAATCTAAACTCACCAGATCAGTTTCACTATTGGACCAGTCACGCAATTGACCCGGAATGATCCAATCAAATTCGACCAGTTAGGTACCGAATCCCGATTGAACCGGTCTGATCagactgattttacaaaaataaaaaaaatgaatcaccTCTACGATgtcattttgatatttaattattatcaattattatttcaaattttgaagtaTGGATGAACTTTTTACTCAAATAATGTTagttatacatatataattctgaatttttaatatatatcgaATCAAACCGAGTCAATTACTAATCCACCGGTTAGACTACTGACCCACTACCTCGACCAAATCAATGATCACACCGAATTTCACAACTATAATTCAAACAATAAGAGTGACTTTAATCCCAATAGTTCAATGGGAGTTCAAGAACAACACATGATTTTGGCCAATGCTTAACTAAAAATCCAATCTCAATCAATTATTTTCTTGCATCATGCCTCCAATACCACTAATTTGTTATCTTTACTTCCTCGAAAATGGTtggatttttttagtttgttcTTCAAAGTGCATgcaattaaatcaataattttttattttttttgcttatatgcATCAAGTTTCCTTTTTGAGTATTGTATCTATTATGTGCATTAAACCACCTTTTTGAATAgtcccttattttattttttattttaaattggtcccctaatttttaagttataaaatacTCCTTTTGTTTAATTCATGACAagttaattctttaaaaaattgatcattttcaatttttgaatacgattttgaaccttttttttatgaattcaaGATgtgaaacttattttattatactctcttatataaaaattgtaaaaatcaaCTAATGTTCGaaacaaaaaagattaaatgTAGTGAAAAATGAGTCtcataaataataagaaaaaatataacattagaTTTTTAGATTTTCGATTGATCATAAGACTcactttttatgtattttttattttatttatgtctcttttttatttaaatatcaatTGATTTTCATTATATTCATGTAGATGaatttaataagataaattttaccttttgaaccgatagaaaaatatttaaaattgtgtcaaaaaattgaaaacaaataatttttcgaAAGAACAAACTTGTTATGAATTAAATAAGGGAATCattttgaaactttttaaaattaggagaccaattttttttaaaaaaagttaaggaatTATTGGTATATTTTAGCCATGCTAATGCTATTACTACCATTAATTAGGAAATGCACATGATGTTGGATCTCACTTCCAAAGAATAATAGCATTGCCACCAAACTCAAGAAGACATCATTTATCTTATCACTTCTAAATAAACTTTCATAATACTCAAATTCATCAACcgatgatgaaaataaaagtatccAAGACCATGACACActggacaaaataaaattataacagaTAATGAAACAAAACAAAGCATTAAGAGAGAATGAAGTTATGTATGAAAATGATAGGTTCCTTACGCTATCAACTAAgagtataaaagataaaaacaaaattagtatTACTAAGAACGAGAGACAAAAACAAGATAATAAAACCATCAATAAAACCTATCAACATAAATCTTTAACATACTCGTcatcattttcttattattctttTCCTCGAAACAGACATTTCCATAATCAtcctcagggaacttgttttaatGGATGACCGAGAATCCTGTCTCAATGAGCACCCTTTGAGTATCACATTGGAGgcagtatttattattattattattattaatttcgtCTTCCCATGCTTATTCAAATATAACTCACAAAATGGCAACACCTTTAAGGAAAGCCTTGACTACGCCCATTGCAACAACTTTGAAGGAACGTACCCTTGACTACTTCCATTTCAACACCTTTGAAGGTATACTCGACTACCTCCAGTACCACATCTTCAAACGAATTGTCAACTACCTCCATTACAATTTATTCCTCAATTGCAATTGATGAATGCAAGAgttcaaaatgataaaagaaatcatATGCATTCCATACAAATATGTGTAAAAGTAGTGTAGTGCAATTGAACTCGCATAAAGTAGCGACCTAAAACAACCACGGTGGATGAGTAAAGTAGTATTGTGTAATTGAGCTCTCATAAAGTAGCAAATATAAGTTGAGCAATGTAACCTAATGTTACTCTCATGGTTTGGGTACAATTATAATAAGTAGCTCTAGTAAATTCAGTTGGAAGGAAGAAATGTGAAGAAAAAATGTTAAGAGACAGATCAAAGAGTGTCATgggcaaaaaaacaaaaaagagagaggagGAAATGAAAGTGTTGGCCGAAAAATGAGAAGAGGAAAGGGGGGACAAGGCAATGATTGGAAGAGAAGAGGGGGTGgtggtgaaaaagaaaaaaaatgtgagagaaaaatgaaagtttTACTATTATAGATGGGTTTACCTGGTTGAATTGCATCCCggcttttattactttttttttttttttctgttaggCCTATGTTTTGTTTGCTTTGGGAACATTAGGTTTCATGTCCCCCAAGCTTTCTTGTCTTGTTccttcttatttaatttatttaagtacatatatttaaattctaaataGAGACCTTTTTGTCTCACAAATCAATCTTGGAAGTGCCTTTCTAGATCTACACATTGTCTACTTTTTAACACATTAAGCCCAATAATTATAGAGGAAATAACTGTGAggagttttaaaatttaaatatataaccaCTTGTAAACAAgtgtaaatttatttgaaaagtgACCTCAATTGTAATCATACAGACTATAACAGCTTCCGAACATATGGGTCTTGGCTTAGATCTCCACTAAGCCTTTTGCACCGATAAGAATTCAATAATAGATTTCAATCCTTTGATGATTCAATTTTCCTATTTGATCCTTACACACTCTTGAGAATTCAAACTCATTCGATTCCCAATTAATCCTACTACACTTCAAGAATTTTCCTAAATTACACTAACACATCTTCTACCTTCATAAAAATCCTTAATGGTCATTTCTCATTGCATGTTTCTAACACCAACTACATAGCATGAATCATCATTATTAGagagataaaattaaataagagagTTGCAACACCTCTGCCCCCGCCCACAAAAAGAAACGAAATCCTTATTACTCGCCCTTTTCTTAATGCATActgtatttgtttattttaacacCAACTACGTCGCATGGATAATCATTGTCATAGAGACgtgaaatttaaaacaattgcaATCCAAGCACCAACACACAAATTTAAGGCAGAATAGAAAATATTCAGGCCATTTCCACACCTATAATTACCAGTAAACATTATTCAATAGTTCTAGAAAAGTTTTCATTACtaattaagttattgttttaaaaaacaataatgtaaaaattatcaCCATGTTCATACGCTGTGACATTAAATGAAACAATAGACCACgaataatcttttttcttttctttcgttaaaagttatatttcttgagttatatttcttttttatatcttGCCTATggtggattttattttagtctccaTCTGAGAGTCCACGAATAAGGTGGAAGACCGACTCTCATAGCTGGAAGTCATCCTTCTGCTGAAGATGAGGTccctgtcatttttttttttatcgataaatattaatttaatttttgttagggAAGGGATCTGAACTCATgaccttttctcctttttctttcatCATTAGACCAACTTCTTTCATTATTagaccaaccttatatctcctctCGCTAAGTAATTGCTTGAAGATGCTTCTTagaacaaaaattaacataGGTGAGAAAATCTTGGACCAAAAAGACCAAATTAAGGTGAGAAAATGAGGTTGggccaaaaaggaaaagatgagaaaatcagGGTCATCAGAGAGAAAccaatttatatttgatttcgATTTCTTGGAACGCTGGTATGCGTTGCCATGCTTTACAATATCTCAACATTTCTCACACCCTtagactaaagaagaagaagaaaaaaaaaaccaactttACTCATTGCCTCGCTTCTTTCTATTCAGAGTCGGAGTCCATGTTGCCCATTGCTTTCAACCCTCTTGGTCTCTGCATAAGAAAATCCAAATTAGGTTTCTTTATTAACGtgcaaaaagaacaaaaacactaATATGATATGATACACGACGTAGCAGCAGGTTAAGtccttacttttttttctcctaCCTTTTTGGATATCTTCTTCTCCCTTACTTCATATCGTTCCAGAGTAAGATCGCACAGCCATGTACCTGGACTAACGAGCTGCAACAACACAATCCAAAATGAACAGTTTGGACATTTTATAGTTTAGGCCATCAATGAAAACGGAAACATAAACAAGAGAAAGAACGATGGATAGAAGTAGTCAAGAACAAGAAACTGAAGATACTAATCAATCATGTTACCAATTACAGAATAAACTATCGGTGTAGCTCGTAAAGTAATACTCTCTCCTATGTAGTTCcttaagtaataaaattatataagtaatctcttgaatattgaatatctattattaatttagtccttaatttgatatattttattaaagttcAGAGGTCGATTTGATAGATTTTTCAATACTTGAAAGACTACTTGCTATGGACAACTCATATCATTCCTATCACAGTTCAAAGTACATATTAATTCCAGTATTTCCAATCCTGCTTTCCAACATACGCAACCAAACCCCAAGGTTACGATATAAACCTGAACACGACCGAGGAGTACCCACTTCTTCATATTCATCAACTtgttcaattttggtggtttatGAAAAGTCTGTTTATCGAACACTCAAAACTAAAAGGCTTCTGAACAAACCCACAAGAAACCCAAATCAAAATAGCCTGAATAATACACCAAGCAACTATGATTTTCTCactttcctttctctttcatttttatatacacTCCCTCTatctttctatatttttgttCCTAGATAAAGATGCATGAAAACCCAATGTCATTTACCatcttaaaagtgaaaaaaaggctataaatataatatatgatataatatgaaaaaagagaaataatataTGTAACATGATTGTTTGCAACATATAGTTATCCATATATAATTATTCCTCTTAATAATAATTTCAGCTTTAATTTATTAAGTTCTGAATTTATCTCATCCACTTTTTTACATCCTccttatatatcattttattttcctctATCTAGCTGTCTTTCTTTATTATCATAGCAGATATTACATTTACTTTGTTTCTATTctcttatatcttttttttctattagatGAGAACAATATAAACATATGAACAGAATACAACATTTTGCAGCTGCAACAAAGCTCGAAAGAATTACTAGTATTATGCTTgtgtaaattttatgaaaattgacCTGTaccttttaacatattttttaaattatattcgaGTATTAGAATATCATAAGATTTCCCCACCTAATTCAGTGTACCACAgtttataattgaataaaatgtaTGCCACATAAAGAAGCCCATTCCGCATCAACATTGATTACACCAATTGGATAATTGGATGCGGACGCAGCACCTAATTAAGTGTATCTTCTGTTTCTTCCCTTCCGaaccaaaatatttattattttgtaagaCACAAATtttaggatatatatatatataaaacatccTTCCCCTAAAAAGCTTCGCCAGTACTAGATTTGCTAgcatttatttgattatatatgtattacttgttttaatttaatcttcatataaaaaaataatttaagaaataaattttatgatgttataataacaacaaataacatgaaggaattttaaaataattatatgtataaaaatttaattttaaaaaaccctTCAATACTTTTAATAAAGTTATAGGCATTATTacattgtttctgaaaaatcattattaaattaatcacataaatacttaaaatattttaaagaaatttataaataaattagttcatcaaagttttaaaatatcacCGTATTCATACTCAATAAAGAaatactttttgaaaaaatttatgataccaaactaaatctttaaaaaaatatatttggataaccaaaaaaaaaattaaatgtctaatTCTAGAAGAATCAAATAGagtatttatctttaaaattatgagaTTAAACTATGTATAAATGTTATGTAGGTTATCGTAGATATAATGTTTTTTCGTTAGAGAAATGCTAGTTAAGGAAAAATATTACTAGTATAAATTAGTGTATGttattataacttttaatatattttcgtggtttttattaaaaaaaaaaaactctcattAATATTTAACCTGTGTTTTATTAACAACAAGAACTTTTGAGTTCTCAAACAGAACTTTTGGACCCACACTATTCGCTGTGAACCAAGCTTATGGCTGACCGTGTAAGCCCATCCACAGCTTTCTAACCCTCTGTCTATAGCTTTTCCAGGCGGAGGTcgtaaaagtaaaagtaaaagaaaggaCGCGCACTACCGTACAAGAGCcacagaataaaaaatttataaataaaaaaaagaaaaataaatggccTACCAAATTCTGTCCCAGAATAATAATTATTCTCCTATATTTACTTTctgttttatgttattttctttgtatttttccCCTCTATAATACTATCAATTATTATATCtatcattttttactttaatttctttttatttctcaatcaaataataatttaatacacaTGATACTTTCTAGAAAAAAAGTTTCTTAGGCATCCCATATACTAATATACACCTAGAGAGAAAAGACAATAATaggaaaaaatgataatatgacAAGAATAGAGATATAAACCCATGAGGTCAATGAAATGTCTAGAATTTTGAAATATGCAAGTATCACTGCTCTatattatcttttgtttttcttttgtctcCCTCTTCCTTCCACCTACATACACCCCACAATAGAGTGTATGCTAATCACCAATATGTTTTTAAGTAATACTTAAATTAGAAGGATTTCCTGATGTTGGATTTTAACGTGATTATTATTAAGTAAAACTTTGCATCTCGCTCTCTTTTCTTAGAAATTAAATAGatgaattatattaaaatttgtatacatttaataaaacaaattttatcacAAAAATTTAATATGGTCACTAAAACATTACACGCGTTAACTATAATTAAGTCCCCCAACAATTTTTACGGAAAATGATACCCTCATTCATTCTTGTTGATTGTCACAACAATTCTCAAAAAGCGTTTCATTTAGTCAAATTCTAAATTGAAGTcacgtgataaaaaaaatcttgttttaATAATCAATTACGTTCAAATATTTCTAATGCGTCGATTTCTACAATCTAGGATTTATGAAATGGTCCCTGTAGAAAAACTTCCTCAAGAAgacataataataactaaattgaAGTGGAAATAACGTAAAGCTAAAAAAAGGGGGTTAGTGGAGCCTTACATTGAGGGTTCGTTGTATGAATTTGGCTCTCTTCTTGGGTCTCTGGGGAAGCTTTGAACCCTTCAAGAGCAGAaaatcttcttccttctccttgtTTGTCAAGGCAATCACGAACTTTGGCGGCCACACCGGCGGAGCCGCGTCACCACTGCCGGACGGCGACCCACCACCGCCCTTCTTGCTATCGTGCGCGGTGTCTGATGAGACCACAGACTTGTTATTATTGTCATTAAGGTGGTTGTTTTGGGTCCCCCTCTTATCGTGCGCACCCCTGTCCGGTGAGGCAATTCCCCTAACACTCCCGTTGCTTTGGCCTCCTCTCATAGCACTTGAAGTCTCCGAATTCCTAAGTAAgatgaatgataatttttttaaaaaaatcaatcacaaGCAAAACCCACATATGATTATTATCCCATATGTTTTCTTTCTTAACCGTAAGAACGTGAAACACGACGTGATAAATAGGGAAAGAAACGAATATGCATTGAGAAgcattattttgttgtttggaaaaataataattatacaaaaaaaaaaaaaactttagggGAGGGGAGTAGTGGGTTTACGAAATTGACCTTGTGGGTCGATCTAGATCGCagggtttgaactttgaagaggTTGGGATATCAACCGATTTTGCGTAAAATATGGGCTGATTTTTTGGCTTCTTCGTGGGGTATTTGTA
Proteins encoded in this window:
- the LOC114384847 gene encoding probable serine/threonine-protein kinase fhkE isoform X2, yielding MDKESHQGNSVRERDKVGGDSSSGGAGSLLLRGSSDGMRQAATTSDLGLQWGNRKRLRCMKVQVKHDPSSSNNPVQRTTTTTTTVRVDRRVVRNDKDSSSNLSISRSLPTTATLTNNNNNNHISLHNNNNINQSNGYLNLRQRPPSPQQPPPRILRNSETSSAMRGGQSNGSVRGIASPDRGAHDKRGTQNNHLNDNNNKSVVSSDTAHDSKKGGGGSPSGSGDAAPPVWPPKFVIALTNKEKEEDFLLLKGSKLPQRPKKRAKFIQRTLNLVSPGTWLCDLTLERYEVREKKISKKRPRGLKAMGNMDSDSE
- the LOC114384847 gene encoding dr1-associated corepressor homolog isoform X1, producing MDKESHQGNSVRERDKVGGDSSSGGAGSLLLRGSSDGMRQAATTSDLGLQWGNRKRLRCMKVQVKHDPSSSNNPVQRTTTTTTTVRVDRRVVRNDKDSSSNLSISRSLPTTATLTNNNNNNHISLHNNNNINQSNGYLNLRQRPPSPQQPPPRILRNSETSSAMRGGQSNGSVRGIASPDRGAHDKRGTQNNHLNDNNNKSVVSSDTAHDSKKGGGGSPSGSGDAAPPVWPPKFVIALTNKEKEEDFLLLKGSKLPQRPKKRAKFIQRTLNLVSPGTWLCDLTLERYEVREKKISKKVGEKKRPRGLKAMGNMDSDSE